The proteins below are encoded in one region of Opisthocomus hoazin isolate bOpiHoa1 chromosome 26, bOpiHoa1.hap1, whole genome shotgun sequence:
- the KCNH4 gene encoding voltage-gated delayed rectifier potassium channel KCNH4 isoform X2: protein MPVMKGLLAPQNTFLDTIATRFDGTHSNFILANAQVRRGFPIVYCSDGFCDLTGFARTEVMQKNCSCRFLCGAETSEPVLQRIEKVLDGRQEYQTEVCFYKKGGAAFWCLLDIVPIKNENGEVVLFLFSFKDITESRGRSHLGDKKEEKQRSKKPGSSRLRAARRQGQTVLRRLGSRFARRDRGEMKINRNVFENKPSIPEYKVASVQKSRFILLHYSIFKALWDWLILLATFYVAVTVPYNVCFTGTEDSLSAARSTIVSDIAVEMLFILDIVLNFRTTYVSQSGQVVYEPRSICLHYVATWFFVDLIAALPFDLLYVFNVSVTSLVHLLKTVRLLRLLRLLQKLDRYSQYSAMVLTLLTSMFALLAHWMACIWYVIGRREMESNDPQTWDIGWLHELGKRLEAPYINSSVGGPSIRSAYIASLYFTLSSLTSVGFGNVCANTDAEKIFSICTMLIGALMHAVIFGNVTAIIQRMYSRRSLYHTRMKDLKDFIRVHRLPQQLKQRMLEYFQTTWSVNNGIDANELLHDFPDELRADVAMHLNKDILQLPVFETASRGCLRSLSLHIKTSFCAPGEYLLRQGDALQANYFVCSGSLEVLKDNVVLAILGKGDLIGADLCSTEQVIKSNADVKALTYCDLQYIGLRGLGEVLQLYPEYASKFTADVHQDLTFNLREGSEMEGLCRYARSPRLPQPGPQKPLPSILEDEEEPEEASPQTPAARRQLLPPPPSDELCPASARRRGCRSPARRTGARSPSPRNRRPAELLIPSLRVPDPPALSPRVVDGGEDSGGTSEPQICSSAAPPLGSAARGSPTARTGGRARGAGGPGTPPPRAVCSPAGSEAGGLALAAEAEELKQNVGRLSREISRLSREVARLGRDLQRLMELLQGSGARLPPPPPPPAPPASPASRSPPSASPRAKRCPVRSRSAPAAQPWVGSEGPYPPRGDPPGLGPPCPGLGPRRAPDSQPRSARSFPGCSAGGRPRTLPQPRSR, encoded by the exons ATGCCGGTGATGAAGGGGCTGCTGGCGCCGCAGAACACCTTCCTGGACACCATCGCCACCCGCTTCGACGGCACAC ACAGCAACTTCATCCTGGCCAACGCGCAGGTCCGCCGCGGCTTCCCCATCGTCTACTGCTCCGACGGCTTCTGCGACCTCACCGGCTTCGCCCGCACCGAGGTCATGCAGAAGAACTGCAGCTGCCGCTTCCTCTGCGGGGCTGAGACCAGCGAGCCCGTCCTGCAGCGCATCGAGAAGGTGCTGGACGGCAGGCAGGAGTACCAGACCGAGGTCTGCTTCTACAAGAAGGGCG GAGCCGCGTTCTGGTGTCTGCTGGACATCGTGCCCATCAAGAACGAGAACGGCGAGGTGGtgctcttcctcttctccttcaagGACATCACAGAGAGCCGGGGCAGGAGCCACCTGGGTGACAAGAAGGAGG agaagcagaggagCAAGAAGCCGGGGAGCTCGCGCctgcgggcagcgcggcggcagGGCCAGACGGTGCTGCGCCGGCTCGGCAGCCGGTTTGCCCGGAGGGACCGCGGCGAGATGAAAATCAACCGC AACGTGTTTGAGAACAAGCCCTCCATCCCCGAGTACAAAGTGGCCTCGGTGCAGAAGTCCCGCTTCATCCTGCTCCACTACAGCATCTTCAAGGCCCTCTGGGACTGGCTGATCCTGCTGGCCACCTTCTACGTGGCTGTCACCGTCCCCTACAACGTCTGCTTCACGGGCACGGAGGACAGCCTCTCGGCCGCCCGCAGCACCATCGTCAGCGACATCGCTGTGGAGATGCTCTTCATCCTGG ACATCGTCCTGAACTTCCGGACGACGTACGTGAGCCAGTCGGGCCAGGTGGTGTACGAGCCCCGCTCCATCTGCCTCCATTACGTGGCCACCTGGTTCTTCGTGGATCTGATCGCGGCTCTGCCCTTCGATCTGCTCTACGTCTTCAACGTGAGCGTG ACCTCACTGGTTCACCTGCTGAAGACGGtgcggctgctgcggctgctgcggctgctgcagaAGCTGGACCGGTACTCGCAGTACAGCGCCATGGTGCTCAccctgctgacgtccatgttcgCGCTGCTGGCCCACTGGATGGCTTGCATCTGGTACGTCATCGGCCGCCGGGAGATGGAGAGCAACGACCCCCAGACCTGGGACATCG GCTGGCTGCACGAGCTGGGCAAGAGGCTGGAGGCTCCCTACATCAACAGCTCGGTGGGGGGCCCCTCCATCCGCAGCGCCTACATCGCCTCCCTCTACTTCACCCTCAGCAGCCTGACCAGCGTGGGCTTCGGCAACGTCTGCGCCAACACCGATGCTGAGAAGATCTTCTCCATCTGCACCATGCTCATCGGGG CGCTGATGCACGCCGTCATCTTCGGCAACGTCACGGCCATCATCCAGCGCATGTACTCCCGCCGCTCGCTCTACCACACCCGCATGAAGGACCTCAAAGACTTCATCCGCGTCCACCGCCTGCCGCAGCAGCTCAAGCAGAGGATGCTGGAGTACTTCCAGACCACCTGGTCGGTGAACAACGGCATCGACGCTAACGAG ctgctgcacgaCTTCCCCGACGAGCTGCGCGCGGATGTGGCCATGCACCTCAACAAGGACATCCTGCAGCTGCCCGTCTTCGAGACGGCCAGCCGGGGCTGCCTCCGCTCCCTCTCGCTCCACATCAAGACCTCGTTCTGCGCCCCGGGCGAGTACCTGCTGCGCCAGGGCGACGCGCTGCAGGCCAACTACTTCGTCTGCTCCGGCTCCCTCGAGGTGCTGAAGGACAACGTGGTCCTGGCCATCCTGG GCAAAGGGGATTTGATCGGAGCCGACCTGTGCAGCACGGAGCAGGTGATCAAGAGCAACGCCGACGTGAAGGCCCTGACCTACTGCGACCTGCAGTACATCGGGCTGCGGGGGCTCGGCGAGGTGCTGCAGCTCTACCCCGAGTACGCCAGCAAGTTCACGGCGGACGTCCACCAGGACCTGACCTTCAACCTGCGGGAGGGCAGCGAGATGGAG GGGCTCTGCCGCTACGCCCGGTCCCCGCGGCTGCCGCAG cccggcccgcagaagccccttccctccatcctggaggatgaggaggagccCGAGGAGGCCTCCCCGCagacccccgccgcccgccgccagctGCTGCCGCCCCCCCCGAGCGATGAGCTGTGCCCGGCCTCAGCCCGGCGCCGCGGCTGTCGCTCCCCGGCCCGCCGCACCGGGGCCCGCAGCCCCTCCCCGCGCAACCGGCGCCCGGCCGAGCTCCTCATCCCCTCCCTGCGCGTCCCCGACCCCCCGGCCCTCAGCCCCCG GGTTGTGGACGGGGGTGAGGACAGCGGGGGGACGTCGGAGCCGCAGATCTGCTCCAGCGCGGCCCCCCCGCTGGGGAGCGCGGCGAGGGGCTCCCCGACGGCAAGGACcggcgggcgggcccggggggccgggggcccggggacccccccgccgcgggccgtCTGCTCCCCGGCAGGCAGCGAGGCGGGCGGCCTGGCGCTGGCCGCGGAGGCGGAGGAGCTGAAGCAGAACGTCGGGAGGCTCAGCCGGGAG aTCAGCCGACTCAGCCGGGAGGTTGCCCGCCTCGGCCGGGACCTGCAGCGACTGATGgagctgctccagggctcgggggcccggctgcccccccccccgccgccccccgccccgcccgcgtcccccgcctcccgcagccccccctccgccagcccccggGCCAAACGCTGCCCGGTCCGCAGCCGCTCGGCCCCCGCCGCGCAGCCCTGGGTGGGCTCCGAGGGGCCGTATCCGCCCcggggggacccccccggcctcgggcccccctgccccggcctcggcccccgccgcgctccggactcgcagccccgctccgcccgctCCTTCCCCGGCTGCTCGGCCGGCGGCCGGCCCCgcaccctcccgcagccccgctcccgctga
- the KCNH4 gene encoding voltage-gated delayed rectifier potassium channel KCNH4 isoform X1, whose translation MPVMKGLLAPQNTFLDTIATRFDGTHSNFILANAQVRRGFPIVYCSDGFCDLTGFARTEVMQKNCSCRFLCGAETSEPVLQRIEKVLDGRQEYQTEVCFYKKGGAAFWCLLDIVPIKNENGEVVLFLFSFKDITESRGRSHLGDKKEEKQRSKKPGSSRLRAARRQGQTVLRRLGSRFARRDRGEMKINRNVFENKPSIPEYKVASVQKSRFILLHYSIFKALWDWLILLATFYVAVTVPYNVCFTGTEDSLSAARSTIVSDIAVEMLFILDIVLNFRTTYVSQSGQVVYEPRSICLHYVATWFFVDLIAALPFDLLYVFNVSVTSLVHLLKTVRLLRLLRLLQKLDRYSQYSAMVLTLLTSMFALLAHWMACIWYVIGRREMESNDPQTWDIGWLHELGKRLEAPYINSSVGGPSIRSAYIASLYFTLSSLTSVGFGNVCANTDAEKIFSICTMLIGALMHAVIFGNVTAIIQRMYSRRSLYHTRMKDLKDFIRVHRLPQQLKQRMLEYFQTTWSVNNGIDANELPVFETASRGCLRSLSLHIKTSFCAPGEYLLRQGDALQANYFVCSGSLEVLKDNVVLAILGKGDLIGADLCSTEQVIKSNADVKALTYCDLQYIGLRGLGEVLQLYPEYASKFTADVHQDLTFNLREGSEMEGLCRYARSPRLPQPGPQKPLPSILEDEEEPEEASPQTPAARRQLLPPPPSDELCPASARRRGCRSPARRTGARSPSPRNRRPAELLIPSLRVPDPPALSPR comes from the exons ATGCCGGTGATGAAGGGGCTGCTGGCGCCGCAGAACACCTTCCTGGACACCATCGCCACCCGCTTCGACGGCACAC ACAGCAACTTCATCCTGGCCAACGCGCAGGTCCGCCGCGGCTTCCCCATCGTCTACTGCTCCGACGGCTTCTGCGACCTCACCGGCTTCGCCCGCACCGAGGTCATGCAGAAGAACTGCAGCTGCCGCTTCCTCTGCGGGGCTGAGACCAGCGAGCCCGTCCTGCAGCGCATCGAGAAGGTGCTGGACGGCAGGCAGGAGTACCAGACCGAGGTCTGCTTCTACAAGAAGGGCG GAGCCGCGTTCTGGTGTCTGCTGGACATCGTGCCCATCAAGAACGAGAACGGCGAGGTGGtgctcttcctcttctccttcaagGACATCACAGAGAGCCGGGGCAGGAGCCACCTGGGTGACAAGAAGGAGG agaagcagaggagCAAGAAGCCGGGGAGCTCGCGCctgcgggcagcgcggcggcagGGCCAGACGGTGCTGCGCCGGCTCGGCAGCCGGTTTGCCCGGAGGGACCGCGGCGAGATGAAAATCAACCGC AACGTGTTTGAGAACAAGCCCTCCATCCCCGAGTACAAAGTGGCCTCGGTGCAGAAGTCCCGCTTCATCCTGCTCCACTACAGCATCTTCAAGGCCCTCTGGGACTGGCTGATCCTGCTGGCCACCTTCTACGTGGCTGTCACCGTCCCCTACAACGTCTGCTTCACGGGCACGGAGGACAGCCTCTCGGCCGCCCGCAGCACCATCGTCAGCGACATCGCTGTGGAGATGCTCTTCATCCTGG ACATCGTCCTGAACTTCCGGACGACGTACGTGAGCCAGTCGGGCCAGGTGGTGTACGAGCCCCGCTCCATCTGCCTCCATTACGTGGCCACCTGGTTCTTCGTGGATCTGATCGCGGCTCTGCCCTTCGATCTGCTCTACGTCTTCAACGTGAGCGTG ACCTCACTGGTTCACCTGCTGAAGACGGtgcggctgctgcggctgctgcggctgctgcagaAGCTGGACCGGTACTCGCAGTACAGCGCCATGGTGCTCAccctgctgacgtccatgttcgCGCTGCTGGCCCACTGGATGGCTTGCATCTGGTACGTCATCGGCCGCCGGGAGATGGAGAGCAACGACCCCCAGACCTGGGACATCG GCTGGCTGCACGAGCTGGGCAAGAGGCTGGAGGCTCCCTACATCAACAGCTCGGTGGGGGGCCCCTCCATCCGCAGCGCCTACATCGCCTCCCTCTACTTCACCCTCAGCAGCCTGACCAGCGTGGGCTTCGGCAACGTCTGCGCCAACACCGATGCTGAGAAGATCTTCTCCATCTGCACCATGCTCATCGGGG CGCTGATGCACGCCGTCATCTTCGGCAACGTCACGGCCATCATCCAGCGCATGTACTCCCGCCGCTCGCTCTACCACACCCGCATGAAGGACCTCAAAGACTTCATCCGCGTCCACCGCCTGCCGCAGCAGCTCAAGCAGAGGATGCTGGAGTACTTCCAGACCACCTGGTCGGTGAACAACGGCATCGACGCTAACGAG CTGCCCGTCTTCGAGACGGCCAGCCGGGGCTGCCTCCGCTCCCTCTCGCTCCACATCAAGACCTCGTTCTGCGCCCCGGGCGAGTACCTGCTGCGCCAGGGCGACGCGCTGCAGGCCAACTACTTCGTCTGCTCCGGCTCCCTCGAGGTGCTGAAGGACAACGTGGTCCTGGCCATCCTGG GCAAAGGGGATTTGATCGGAGCCGACCTGTGCAGCACGGAGCAGGTGATCAAGAGCAACGCCGACGTGAAGGCCCTGACCTACTGCGACCTGCAGTACATCGGGCTGCGGGGGCTCGGCGAGGTGCTGCAGCTCTACCCCGAGTACGCCAGCAAGTTCACGGCGGACGTCCACCAGGACCTGACCTTCAACCTGCGGGAGGGCAGCGAGATGGAG GGGCTCTGCCGCTACGCCCGGTCCCCGCGGCTGCCGCAG cccggcccgcagaagccccttccctccatcctggaggatgaggaggagccCGAGGAGGCCTCCCCGCagacccccgccgcccgccgccagctGCTGCCGCCCCCCCCGAGCGATGAGCTGTGCCCGGCCTCAGCCCGGCGCCGCGGCTGTCGCTCCCCGGCCCGCCGCACCGGGGCCCGCAGCCCCTCCCCGCGCAACCGGCGCCCGGCCGAGCTCCTCATCCCCTCCCTGCGCGTCCCCGACCCCCCGGCCCTCAGCCCCCGGTAA
- the HCRT gene encoding hypocretin neuropeptide precursor, which yields MEVPGAKLRRAGCLLLLLLLLGSLAAARRSPPECCRLRTCSCRLYELLHGPGSHAAGILTLGKRRSGPAAFQSRLYRLLHGPGNHAAGILTVGRRGEPPGPACRHAADGPPAAAPPAPRGPEPSPGQCQGRAGGDPAKSRAGGAARGFY from the exons ATGGAGGTGCCCGGCGCCAAG ctccggcgggccggctgcctcctgctgctgctgctgctgctgggctcgcTGGCCgcggcccggcgcagcccccccgaGTGCTGCCGGCTGCGGACCTGCTCCTGCCGCCTCTACGAGCTCCTGCACGGCCCGGGCAGCCACGCCGCCGGCATCCTCACGCTGGGCAAGAGGAGGAGCGGCCCGGCGGCCTTCCAGAGCCGGCTCTACCGGCTGCTGCACGGCCCCGGCAACCACGCCGCCGGCATCCTCACCGTGGGCCGGCGCGGGGAACCCCCCGGTCCCGCCTGCCGCCACGCAGCGGACGGCCCCCCCgctgcggcccccccggccccgcgcggccccgagCCCAGCCCCGGGCAGTGCCAGGGGCGTGCGGGGGGGGACCCCGCCAagagccgggccgggggagctGCGAGGGGCTTTTACTGA
- the LOC142364219 gene encoding inactive phospholipase C-like protein 2 gives MAEGPRGAAPPGSPRPAPPLPAGPRSGGGSPGSGSGSSSREDSAERSPAPAAPRASIMKDGSRQRPPQKKKTVSFSSMPNDRKINSTAACISFMLEGCELKKVRSNSRMYSRFFVLDADMRSLRWEPSKKDSEKAKIEIKSVKEVRVGKKTPVLRSNGLSDQFPDECAFSIIYGDNYESLDLVASSADVVSAWVMGLRYLVSYGKHTPEAPGTGHPSLRTSWVSSVFDLADLEKSGRIPVSRAVQLIKALNPGMKTSTIELKFKELQKASERPGAEVACDLFVEAYCELCTRPEIFFLLVQFSSNKEYLGVRDLLMFLEVEQGMEGVTEEKCLEIVGKYEPSKEGREKGYLAIDGFTRYLLSADCSIFDPQHRKVCQDMAQPLSHYYISSAHSACLLEDNFWGRSDISGYISALGLGCRSIELVLWDGPEGEPVVYTSPSAASCVPFRAVVGLIDQHAFAASAYPLILCLVVRCSAPQQRLAAQCLRKTLGEKLYLEPPNPAASYLPSPEQLKGRILIKGKKLPPGCEDSEGEVSDEEEGWELARRLGREDREVPEGSGPRRVRLSRELSELVSLCQAVPFQDFESSRRGQRYWEMCSFSEVEAGRFANECPAELVSYNKRFLSRVYPSPMRIDASNMNPQDFWKCGCQMVAMNYQTPGLMMDLNAGWFRQNGACGYVLRPAIMREEISYFSANAKDSLPGVPAQLLHLKVISGQNLPKPKGSGAKGEVVEPYVCAEIHGIPADCAEHRTKTALQSGDNPIFDESLEFQINLPELAVLRFVVLDDDYIGDEFIAQYTIPFECLQPGYRHVPLQSLAGEPLPHATLFVHVAITDRRGGGKGHRRGLAGRRGRRVREYTSTKATGIKAIDEVFRTATQPLREATDLRENVQNALVSFKELCGLTPAANMKQCILTVAAWLLHSDSAPSVTLNLAERYPAMEARGPIPDLLRKVLTAYETMIQTSRTLIEAADAVHGKLIQAQQAGMDFHKELHRIESEEGLRGRKLQKALESFAWNITVLKGQADLLKHAKAEALDNLWQIHNAGQACGIGRNGAASPEPPRPRAPLDPIPETDGGGDAGSC, from the exons ATGGCGGAGGGGCCCCGgggcgccgccccgcccggctcgccccgccccgccccgccgctccccgccgggccccgcagcggcggcggcagccccggctcgggctcgggcagcagcagccgcgaGGACTCGGCGGAGcggagccccgcgcccgccgcgccccgcgccagCATCATGAAG GATGGGTCCCGGCAGCGGCCGCCGCAGAAGAAGAAGACGGTGTCCTTCAGCAGCATGCCCAACGACCGCAAGATCAACAGCACGGCCGCCTGCATCTCCTTCATGCTGGAGGGCTGCGAGCTGAAGAAAGTGCGCTCCAACTCGCGCATGTACAGCCGCTTCTTCGTGCTGGACGCCGACATGCGCTCCCTGCGCTGGGAGCCCTCCAAGAAGGACTCGGAGAAGGCCAAGATTGAGATCAAGTCAGTCAAGGAGGTGCGCGTGGGCAAGAAGACGCCTGTCCTGCGCAGCAATGGCCTCTCCGACCAGTTCCCGGACGAGTGCGCCTTCTCCATCATTTACGGAGACAACTACGAGTCCCTGGACCTGGTGGCCAGCTCGGCCGACGTGGTGAGCGCCTGGGTGATGGGGCTGCGGTACCTGGTGTCCTACGGGAAGCACAcccccgaggcgcccggcaccggcCACCCCAGCCTCCGCACCTCCTGGGTCTCCTCCGTCTTCGACCTGGCCGACCTGGAGAAGTCTGGCCGCATCCCCGTGTCCCGGGCCGTGCAGCTCATCAAAGCGCTCAACCCCGGCATGAAGACCTCCACCATCGAGCTGAAGTTCAAGGAGCTGCAGAAGGCCAGCGAGCGTCCCGGTGCGGAGGTGGCCTGCGACCTCTTCGTGGAGGCGTACTGCGAGCTCTGCACCCGCCCCGAGATCTTCTTCCTGCTGGTGCAGTTCTCCAGCAACAAGGAGTACCTGGGCGTGAGGGACCTGCTGATGTTCCTGGAGGTGGAGCAGGGCATGGAGGGGGTGACGGAGGAGAAGTGCTTGGAGATCGTCGGCAAGTACGAGCCCTCCAAGGAGGGCCGGGAGAAGGGCTACCTGGCCATCGACGGCTTCACGCGCTACCTGCTCTCCGCCGACTGCTCCATCTTCGACCCGCAGCACCGCAAGGTGTGCCAGGACATGGCGCAGCCCCTCTCCCACTACTACATCAGCTCTGCCCACAGCGCCTGCCTGCTGGAGGACAACTTCTGGGGCCGCTCCGACATCAGCGGCTACATCAGCGCCCTGGGCCTGGGCTGCCGCAGCATCGAGCTGGTGCTGTGGGACGGCCCCGAGGGCGAGCCCGTGGTCTACACCAGCCCCTCGGCCGCCTCCTGCGTGCCCTTCCGCGCTGTGGTGGGGCTGATCGACCAGCACGCCTTCGCCGCCTCCGCCTACCCCCTCATCCTCTGCCTGGTGGTGCGGTGCTCGGCCCCCCAGCAGCGCCTCGCCGCCCAGTGCCTGCGCAAGACGCTGGGGGAGAAGCTGTACCTGGAGCCCCCCAACCCCGCCGCGTCCTACCTGCCCTCTCCGGAGCAGCTCAAGGGCCGCATCCTCATCAAGGGAAAGAAGCTGCCGCCCGGCTGCGAGGACAGCGAGGGGGAGGTGTCGGAtgaggaggaaggctgggagCTGGCGCGGCGGCTGGGCCGGGAGGACCGGGAGGTGCCCGAGGGAAGTGGCCCGCGGCGGGTGCGCCTCAGCCGGGAGCTCTCGGAGCTGGTGAGCCTCTGCCAGGCCGTCCCCTTCCAGGACTTTGAGAGCTCGCGGCGCGGGCAGCGCTACTGGGAGATGTGCTCCTTCAGCGAGGTGGAGGCGGGACGCTTCGCCAACGAGTGCCCGGCCGAGCTGGTGAGCTACAACAAGCGGTTCCTCTCCCGCGTCTACCCCAGCCCCATGCGCATCGACGCCAGCAACATGAACCCCCAGGACTTCTGGAAGTGCGGCTGCCAGATGGTGGCCATGAACTACCAGACGCCGGGGCTCATGATGGACCTGAACGCGGGCTGGTTCCGGCAGAACGGGGCCTGCGGCTACGTCCTCCGCCCCGCCATCATGCGGGAGGAGATCTCCTACTTCAGTGCCAATGCCAAGGACTCCTTGCCTGGGGTGCCCGCCCAGCTCCTGCACCTCAAGGTCATCAGCGGGCAGAACCTGCCCAAGCCCAAGGGCTCGGGGGCCAAGGGGGAGGTGGTGGAGCCCTACGTCTGCGCCGAGATCCACGGCATCCCGGCCGACTGCGCCGAGCACCGCACCAAGACGGCCCTGCAGAGCGGGGACAACCCCATCTTCGACGAGAGCCTGGAGTTCCAGATCAACCTGCCGGAGCTGGCCGTCCTGCGCTTCGTCGTGCTGGATGACGACTACATCGGGGACGAGTTCATCGCCCAGTACACCATCCCCTTCGAGTGCCTGCAGCCCGGCTACCGCCACGTCCCCCTCCAGTCCCTGGCCGGCGAGCCCCTGCCCCACGCCACCCTCTTCGTGCACGTGGCCATCACCGACCGCCGTGGGGGGGGCAAGGGGCACCGCCGGGGGCTTGcggggcgccggggccgccgggTGCGGGAGTACACCTCCACCAAGGCCACCGGCATCAAGGCCATCGACGAGGTCTTCCGGACGGCCACCCAGCCGCTGCGCGAGGCCACCGACCTGCGGGAGAACGTGCAG AACGCGCTGGTCTCCTTCAAGGAGCTGTGCGGGCTGACGCCCGCCGCCAACATGAAGCAGTGCATCCTGACCGTGGCCGCGTGGCTGCTGCACAGCGACAGCGCGCCCAGTGTCACCCTCAACCTGGCCGAGCGGTACCCGGCCATGGAGGCCCGGGGCCCCATCCCGGACCTGCTGCGCAAGGTCCTCACCGCCTACGAGACG ATGATCCAGACCAGCCGGACGCTGATCGAGGCGGCTGACGCGGTGCACGGGAAGCTGATCCAGGCGCAGCAGGCag GGATGGACTTCCACAAGGAGCTGCACCGCATCGAGAGcgaggaggggctgcggggccgcaaGCTGCAGAAGGCGCTGGAGAGCTTCGCCTGGAACATCACCGTGCTGAAG GGCCAGGCCGATCTCCTCAAGCACGCCAAGGCCGAGGCGCTGGACAACCTCTGGCAGATCCACAACGCGGGGCAGGCCTGCGGGATCGGCCGCAACGGCGCGGcctcccccgagcccccccggccgCGGGCCCCGCTGGACCCCATCCCCGAGACCGACGGCGGCGGCGACGCGGGGTCCTGCTGA
- the GHDC gene encoding GH3 domain-containing protein, whose protein sequence is MLPAAAVAVAVAVAVAVAVAVAVGVAVGLPAAPALRHRLARAALLRVAGWQRRRLEVRGSEVRGSQERRLRRLLPAGAAPGSEAFRERHPLGQGCGDAEPAERGPPLRPWALLRGCWGTDPPLQGSLLYLDALHAAFPRALAPRSTALLSWAPAAPRAPAGWPLPTLYCTPHQARALPVRAAALRVQLLFALRARGLRALEAGLAAELHDAMAALHAGWPALAQDLALGRLSPQPGLPEETRGRLQALLAPDAARAAELRAECARGFEGIARRLWPQLEVVVVGTGHGAEQLYCDALRQADCKGLPFFCPFYRAAGALLGVNLWPEEPAPRFLLCPDWAFCEFLPCPAEEEPRTVLLGELWEGREYGLVLTARPGEYRCRVGEVLRVSGFHKQCPVVQPVRRESQALSVRGEGIPEERFCRSLCRAVGMWPGARLVDYVCVESDLLGSSSGACAPHYEVFVELRGLRDLSEGQRYKLDQCLQEDFPLYKSFRFKGSIGPLRLHLVGAGAFARLREEVGSPLPMPRVLRDPRLLRLIQSTVIS, encoded by the exons ATGCTGCCCGCTGCGGCGGTGGCCGTTGCGGTGGCCGTTGCGGTGGCCGTGGCGGTGGCGGTGGCCGTGGGGGTGGCCGTGggtctccccgccgcccccgccctgcGGCACCGCCTGGCCCGGGCCGCGCTGTTGCGGGTcgcgggctggcagcggcggcgCCTGGAGGTGCGGGGCAGCGAGGTGCGGGGCAGCCAggagcggcggctgcggcggctgcTGCCCGCGGGGGCGGCCCCCg GCTCGGAGGCGTTCCGGGAGCGGCACCCGCTGGGACAGGGCTGCGGGGACGCGGAGCCGGCGGAGCGGGGACCCCCGCTGCGCCCCTGGGCTCTGCTCCGCGGCTGCTGGGGCACCGACCCCCCGCTGCAG GGCTCCCTGCTCTACCTGGACGCCCTCCACGCCGCCTTCCCGCGGGCGCTGGCCCCCCGGAGCACGGCCCTGCTGTCCTGggcgcccgctgccccccgcgccccggcgggcTGGCCGCTGCCCACCCTGTACTGCACCCCGCACCAGGCGCGTGCCCTGCCCGTGCGGGCCGCCGCGCTGCGCGTGCAGCTGCTCTTCGCGCTGCGGGCACGCGGTCTGCGCGCGCTGGAGGCCGGGCTGGCGGCTGAGCTGCACGACGCCATGGCGGCCCTGCACGCCGGCTGGCCCGCGCTGGCCCAGGACCTGGCGCTGGGCAggctgagcccccagcccgggctgcccgaGGAGACGCGGGGCCGGCTGCAGGCGCTGCTGGCCCCCGACGCCGCCCGCGCGGCCGAGCTCCGGGCGGAGTGCGCCCGCGGCTTCGAGGGCATCGCGCGGCGGCTGTGGCCGCagctggaggtggtggtggtggggacgggGCACGGCGCGGAGCAGCTCTACTGCGACGCCCTCCGCCAGGCCGACTGCAAGGGGCTGCCCTTCTTCTGTCCCTTCTACCGGGCAGCGGGAG ccctgctcggaGTGAACCTGTGGCCGGAGGAGCCGGCGCCCCGATTCCTGCTGTGCCCCGACTGGGCTTTCTGCGAGTTCCTGCCCTGCCCGGCCGAGGAGGAGCCACGGACGGTGCTGCTGGGCGAGCTCTGGGAGGGCCGCGAGTACGGGCTGGTGCTgacggcccggcccggggagtaCAG GTGCCGCGTCGGGGAGGTGCTGAGGGTCTCCGGCTTCCACAAGCAGTGTCCCGTGGTGCAGCCCGTGCGCAG GGAGAGCCAGGCGCTGAGCGTGCGGGGCGAGGGCATCCCCGAGGAGCGGTTCTGCCGCAGCCTCTGCCGCGCCGTGGGCATGTGGCCGGGCGCTCGCCTGGTCGACTACGTCTGCGTGGAGAGTGACCTGCTGG gctcctctTCGGGGGCCTGTGCCCCCCACTACGAGGTGTTCGTGGAGCTGCGGGGCCTGCGGGACCTCTCGGAGGGGCAGCGCTACAAG CTGGACCAGTGTCTGCAGGAGGATTTCCCCCTCTACAAGTCCTTCCGCTTCAAGGGCAGCATCGGGCCCCTGCGCCTGCACCTGGTGGGGGCCGGGGCCTTCGCCCGGCTGCGGGAGGAGGtgggctcccccctccccatgccccgCGTCCTGCGGGACCCGCGGCTGCTGCGGCTCATCCAGAGCACCGTCATCTCCTAG